A region from the Nonlabens sp. YIK11 genome encodes:
- a CDS encoding RDD family protein has protein sequence MKTQPNIGNRFLAGFIDYLIIYTVTFVLIFAIGAPNDEGGYSLDGAQAFIPILFWLAMTVGLESGLGGTIGNSLVGLKAIPLSGVNVT, from the coding sequence ATGAAAACACAACCCAATATTGGAAATCGATTTTTAGCTGGATTTATAGATTACCTCATCATTTACACAGTCACATTTGTTTTGATTTTTGCCATTGGAGCACCTAATGATGAAGGCGGCTATTCCTTAGATGGCGCGCAAGCATTCATTCCTATACTTTTCTGGCTGGCGATGACTGTTGGATTGGAAAGCGGTTTAGGCGGCACCATTGGAAATTCATTAGTTGGGTTAAAGGCAATTCCACTAAGCGGTGTCAACGTAACCTGA
- a CDS encoding PIN domain-containing protein codes for MDIIFLDTSIFESNNFLEGKRIKEVFKLAERGHLKVVLPELTFDETLNRISKNVEESSQKFNKYRNDTRILRNVPSLKEKFEPFDSEAVQKELRDILKDKFIDSKFEIIDYPTINIKDIFRSYFEKKFPFGSGGKKSEFPDAFALKSIELWAKENDVKVLAFSKDKDMLNYKSDNLEIIDDFDLYLSDKIKEIEGASHKKRLDQIEDIIKNNPDRIKKEIADWVENELDDDSKYWDYSNHYEVHDISIIEVDTDIEDYNITNVSEDYISVELRVWVNYKVEIIIDDEEYMYKDEDTKEWVFLETKPVLVDEIRYIDVDLIFDVEADDDTVYEPEIESINNGRKLNV; via the coding sequence ATGGATATAATATTTTTAGATACTTCAATCTTCGAATCCAATAACTTTTTAGAAGGCAAAAGGATTAAAGAAGTATTTAAATTAGCCGAAAGAGGTCATCTTAAGGTCGTACTTCCTGAATTAACTTTTGACGAAACTCTAAATAGGATTTCAAAAAATGTTGAAGAGTCAAGCCAAAAATTCAACAAATATAGAAACGACACAAGAATCCTACGAAATGTACCATCACTCAAAGAAAAATTCGAGCCTTTTGACAGTGAAGCGGTGCAAAAAGAATTGAGAGATATTTTAAAAGATAAATTTATTGATTCCAAATTTGAAATAATTGATTATCCAACTATAAACATTAAAGATATATTTAGAAGTTATTTTGAGAAAAAATTTCCTTTTGGTTCTGGAGGTAAAAAGAGTGAGTTCCCAGATGCTTTTGCATTAAAATCAATTGAATTATGGGCAAAGGAAAATGACGTTAAAGTTTTAGCTTTTTCTAAAGACAAGGATATGCTAAACTATAAAAGCGACAACTTGGAAATTATTGATGATTTTGACTTGTATTTGAGTGATAAAATAAAAGAAATTGAAGGAGCATCTCACAAAAAACGACTCGACCAAATTGAGGATATTATTAAAAACAATCCTGACAGAATCAAGAAAGAAATAGCTGACTGGGTTGAAAATGAACTTGATGATGATTCAAAATATTGGGATTATTCAAATCACTACGAAGTTCACGATATATCAATTATTGAAGTTGATACCGATATCGAAGATTATAATATCACGAACGTATCAGAAGACTATATTTCTGTTGAATTAAGAGTTTGGGTAAACTATAAAGTCGAAATAATCATTGATGATGAGGAATATATGTATAAAGACGAAGACACTAAAGAATGGGTTTTCCTCGAAACAAAACCTGTTTTAGTTGATGAAATAAGATACATAGATGTTGACCTAATATTTGATGTCGAAGCAGATGATGATACGGTTTATGAACCCGAAATAGAATCAATTAATAATGGAAGAAAACTAAATGTATAA